A genomic segment from Tessaracoccus defluvii encodes:
- a CDS encoding DUF3099 domain-containing protein, with amino-acid sequence MPKSRDAALITTAGRSHSLDLEERQRRYILTMAVRTACFIAFLIVPGWWKVATLIAAAVLPAIAVLLANNVDHRPPATLPPEDGADRPALPAGEVLPGTIEEDER; translated from the coding sequence ATGCCGAAGAGCAGGGATGCCGCTCTGATCACCACCGCCGGTCGCAGCCACAGCCTCGACCTGGAGGAGCGACAGCGTCGCTACATCCTGACGATGGCGGTCCGCACCGCGTGCTTCATCGCCTTCCTCATCGTGCCCGGCTGGTGGAAGGTCGCCACGCTCATCGCCGCGGCGGTGCTGCCGGCCATCGCCGTGCTCCTGGCCAACAATGTGGACCACCGGCCGCCCGCCACCCTCCCACCGGAGGACGGCGCGGACAGGCCTGCCCTACCCGCCGGCGAGGTACTGCCGGGAACCATCGAGGAGGACGAGCGTTGA
- the fabG gene encoding 3-oxoacyl-ACP reductase FabG — MSNASRVVLVTGGSKGIGRTMAEAFRDAGYRVAATYRSGGVPDGVLGVACDITDQGQVDHAFDTVEAELGPVEILVANAGVTKDTLLMRMSDDDWQQVIDTNLTGTFRVVRRASRPMMRGRFGRVILISSVVGLLGSAGQLNYAASKSALIGMARSLTRELGSRNVTANVIAPGFIATDMTAVLDEATIADYTRRIPAGRLGAVDDVAAAALYLASDAAGYVSGAVLPVDGGLGMGH; from the coding sequence GTGTCGAATGCATCTCGTGTTGTCCTGGTCACCGGTGGCTCGAAGGGGATCGGTCGCACCATGGCCGAGGCCTTCCGCGACGCGGGGTACCGTGTCGCCGCGACCTACCGTTCCGGTGGCGTCCCTGACGGTGTCCTGGGCGTCGCCTGCGACATCACCGACCAGGGGCAGGTGGACCACGCGTTCGACACAGTCGAGGCCGAACTGGGCCCCGTCGAGATCCTCGTCGCCAACGCGGGCGTCACGAAGGACACGCTCCTCATGCGGATGTCGGACGACGATTGGCAGCAGGTCATCGACACCAACCTCACCGGCACCTTCCGGGTGGTGCGCCGCGCCAGCCGCCCGATGATGCGGGGCCGCTTCGGCCGCGTCATCCTCATCTCCTCGGTCGTCGGCCTGCTCGGCTCGGCGGGGCAGCTCAACTACGCGGCGTCGAAGTCGGCGCTGATCGGCATGGCCCGCAGCCTCACCCGCGAGCTGGGCAGCCGCAACGTCACAGCCAACGTCATCGCTCCCGGCTTCATCGCCACCGACATGACGGCCGTGCTCGACGAGGCGACGATCGCCGACTACACCCGGCGGATCCCCGCCGGCAGGCTCGGCGCCGTCGACGACGTTGCCGCGGCCGCGCTCTACCTGGCCAGCGACGCCGCAGGCTACGTCTCCGGCGCCGTGCTGCCGGTCGACGGCGGCCTCGGCATGGGCCACTGA